The following coding sequences lie in one Pungitius pungitius chromosome 18, fPunPun2.1, whole genome shotgun sequence genomic window:
- the c7b gene encoding complement component 7b isoform X1: MKLDLAAALSSVTLLVISWSPVCCQQPVNCRWGAYGEWSECDGCSSTKVQTRHVEVYAQFGGRPCSGEATRTQSCVPQKGCPLATGCGDRFRCTSGQCISQSLVCNGDQDCDDGLDERSCDQDGSKYTCDLDKAPPSSDFPGRGYNVLTGKLRAGVINTLSFGGQCRKVFSGNHKAYYRLPQNILGYSFEVTVNNEESDESYESSWSYMQHIQANSLVGHDRRTFHKELTDNKAYRLIVLKNKVELAQFQNTAPQYLPLAEGFWKALSSLPYTYDYSAYRQLLETYGTHYLSEGSLGGQYQAFLEFDRQALESTQTTNIDYQRCWRKVKRRLFWKKVTTVCEKLTKALSSSYGQKVNKMPIKVNVIGGDPTFIGALSLLDLENPELNGEIYENWASSVKDFPEVIDQKLRPLYELVKEVQCAGLKKLHLKRATEEYLTEEHPCHCRPCQNNGRPLLTGSECRCICRPGTSGQACESGAVIGEQPGVIHGSWSCWSSWGSCSQGQRSRTRSCNNPAPSRGGQQCSGLQLEQKPCEDAAIQFLQTIEPQCFNLSVNSPKTCGAPPNLRNGFIQNPRDIYLVGNIVEYSCIQDYYLSGDARAHCTENQKWRTGELVCKSSTCGIPPLNGQVIAMSTQAAYQIGDRVSLSCPVGLVLDADVSEIMCTSSLEWSPSPTSVHCKAELSGATESGFHIHWVFFSSVPSAAPPPSGLQCKPWEDVGKTECVCKMPSQCPISLKLCARLGSSRTRLLSVCQLGALQCNGRSFELANDIDCVWPEETSTSCTHCKPGTICQESKCVCQNITECPNDSASLCVRSGVGGVAKAMTECEVGARRCAGEKVNVFSIEACPE; encoded by the exons ATGAAG TTGGATTTAGCTGCAGCGTTGTCTTCTGTGACATTGTTGGTCATTTCTTGGTCTCCAGTTTG CTGCCAGCAGCCTGTAAACTGCAGATGGGGCGCTTATGGAGAATGGTCTGAGTGTGATGGCTGCTCCAGCACAAAG gtgCAGACTCGGCATGTGGAGGTGTACGCCCAGTTTGGGGGCCGCCCATGTTCAGGGGAAGCCACAAGAACACAGTCATGTGTCCCACAAAAAGGATGTCCCTTGGCGACAGGCTGTGGAGACCGATTCCGCTGTACATCTG GTCAATGTATCAGCCAGTCTCTGGTGTGTAACGGAGACCAAGACTGTGATGACGGCCTGGATGAGAGAAGCTGTGATCAAGATGGCAGCAAGTACACATGTGACCTTGACAAGGCACCTCCAAGCTCTGACTTCCCCGGCAGAGG gTACAATGTATTGACAGGCAAACTGAGAGCAGGTGTCATCAACACCCTCAGTTTTGGAGGGCAGTGCAGGAAGGTGTTCAGTGGTAACCATAAAGCCTATTACAGACTGCCACAGAACATCCTAGGGTACAGCTTCGAG GTGACCGTAAACAATGAGGAGAGTGACGAATCCTACGAGAGCTCCTGGTCCTACATGCAACACATCCAGGCCAACTCACTGGTGGGACATGACCGACGAACTTTCCACAAAGAGCTCACTGACAATAAG GCTTACAGACTTATAGTCCTGAAGAATAAAGTGGAGCTGGCCCAGTTCCAAAACACCGCCCCTCAGTATCTGCCTCTGGCTGAAGGCTTTTGGAAGGCCTTGTCCTCGCTGCCGTACACGTACGACTACTCTGCCTACCGCCAGCTGTTGGAGACGTACGGCACACACTACCTCTCAGAGGGCTCACTTGGAGGCCAATACCAGGCCTTCTTGGAGTTTGACCGCCAGGCTCTCGAATCAACCC AAACTACAAATATCGATTACCAGAGGTGTTGGAGAAAAGTGAAACGCCGTTTATTCTGGAAGAAAGTGACAACCGTCTGTGAAAAACTAACAAAAGCTTTGTCATCCAGCTACG GACAAAAAGTGAACAAAATGCCCATAAAGGTCAACGTGATTGGGGGAGATCCAACCTTTATAGGTGCTCTAAGTCTTCTAGATCTGGAGAACCCAGAACTTAACGGGGAGATCTACGAAAACTGGGCATCATCTGTCAAAGACTTCCCTGAAGTCATAGACCAGAAG CTGCGTCCTCTGTATGAGCTGGTGAAGGAGGTGCAGTGTGCAGGGTTGAAGAAGCTCCACCTGAAAAGAGCCACCGAGGAGTACCTGACGGAGGAGCATCCCTGTCACTGCCGGCCCTGCCAGAACAACGGCCGGCCTCTTCTGACGGGCTCAGAGTGCCGCTGCATCTGCCGTCCGGGAACCTCAGGACAGGCCTGCGAGAGCGGAGCCGTGATCGGAGAACAACCAG gGGTAATCCATggcagctggagctgctggtcctCCTGGGGATCCTGCtctcagggtcaaaggtcaaggacCAGAAGTTGCAACAACCCCGCCCCCAGCAGAGGTGGCCAACAGTGCTCCGGACTGCAGCTGGAGCAGAAGCCCTGTGAGGATGCAGCCATTCAGTTCTTGCA gaCGATTGAGCCTCAGTGCTTCAACCTCTCTGTAAATTCACCAAAGACATGTGGAGCGCCTCCAAACCTCAGGAACGGATTTATTCAG aATCCCAGAGACATTTACCTGGTTGGAAACATAGTGGAGTACTCGTGCATACAAGACTATTACCTCAGTGGAGACGCCAGGGCTCATTGCACTGAAAACCAGAAGTGGAGGACAGGAGAGTTGGTTTGTAAAA GTTCCACATGTGGGATTCCTCCACTCAACGGCCAGGTTATAGCCATGTCCACGCAAGCAGCCTATCAGATTGGAGACAGAGTGTCCCTCTCCTGTCCGGTGGGGTTGGTTCTGGATGCTGACGTGTCAGAGATCATGTGCACTTCCAGTCTGGAGTGGTCTCCTTCACCAACCAGTGTTCATTGTAAAGCCG AGCTGAGTGGAGCTACGGAATCTGGTTTTCATATTCACTGGGTGTTCTTCTCCTCAGTTCCATCAGCTGCACCTCCACCATCTGGCCTGCAGTGTAAGCCGTGGGAGGATGTAGGAaaaactgagtgtgtgtgtaaaatgccCTCTCAGTGCCC GATTTCTCTGAAGTTGTGCGCCAGACTCGGCTCCAGCCGAACCCGTTTGCTTAGCGTTTGTCAGCTTGGAGCTCTGCAATGTAATGGGAGAAGCTTTGAGTTGgccaatgacatcgattgtgttTGGCCAGAGGAGACATCCACTTCCTGCACGCATTGCAAACCAGGAACGATCTGTCAGG AATCGAAGTGCGTTTGTCAGAACATAACAGAGTGCCCCAACGACTCCGCCTCCCTGTGCGTGAGATCTGGTGTTGGCGGTGTTGCCAAAGCGATGACCGAATGTGAGGTGGGGGCCAGACGGTGTGCTGGGGAGAAGGTCAATGTTTTCAGTATTGAAGCTTGTCCAGAATAA
- the c7b gene encoding complement component 7b isoform X2, whose protein sequence is MKLDLAAALSSVTLLVISWSPVCCQQPVNCRWGAYGEWSECDGCSSTKVQTRHVEVYAQFGGRPCSGEATRTQSCVPQKGCPLATGCGDRFRCTSGQCISQSLVCNGDQDCDDGLDERSCDQDGSKYTCDLDKAPPSSDFPGRGYNVLTGKLRAGVINTLSFGGQCRKVFSGNHKAYYRLPQNILGYSFEVTVNNEESDESYESSWSYMQHIQANSLVGHDRRTFHKELTDNKAYRLIVLKNKVELAQFQNTAPQYLPLAEGFWKALSSLPYTYDYSAYRQLLETYGTHYLSEGSLGGQYQAFLEFDRQALESTQTTNIDYQRCWRKVKRRLFWKKVTTVCEKLTKALSSSYGQKVNKMPIKVNVIGGDPTFIGALSLLDLENPELNGEIYENWASSVKDFPEVIDQKLRPLYELVKEVQCAGLKKLHLKRATEEYLTEEHPCHCRPCQNNGRPLLTGSECRCICRPGTSGQACESGAVIGEQPGVIHGSWSCWSSWGSCSQGQRSRTRSCNNPAPSRGGQQCSGLQLEQKPCEDAAIQFLQTIEPQCFNLSVNSPKTCGAPPNLRNGFIQNPRDIYLVGNIVEYSCIQDYYLSGDARAHCTENQKWRTGELVCKSSTCGIPPLNGQVIAMSTQAAYQIGDRVSLSCPVGLVLDADVSEIMCTSSLEWSPSPTSVHCKAVPSAAPPPSGLQCKPWEDVGKTECVCKMPSQCPISLKLCARLGSSRTRLLSVCQLGALQCNGRSFELANDIDCVWPEETSTSCTHCKPGTICQESKCVCQNITECPNDSASLCVRSGVGGVAKAMTECEVGARRCAGEKVNVFSIEACPE, encoded by the exons ATGAAG TTGGATTTAGCTGCAGCGTTGTCTTCTGTGACATTGTTGGTCATTTCTTGGTCTCCAGTTTG CTGCCAGCAGCCTGTAAACTGCAGATGGGGCGCTTATGGAGAATGGTCTGAGTGTGATGGCTGCTCCAGCACAAAG gtgCAGACTCGGCATGTGGAGGTGTACGCCCAGTTTGGGGGCCGCCCATGTTCAGGGGAAGCCACAAGAACACAGTCATGTGTCCCACAAAAAGGATGTCCCTTGGCGACAGGCTGTGGAGACCGATTCCGCTGTACATCTG GTCAATGTATCAGCCAGTCTCTGGTGTGTAACGGAGACCAAGACTGTGATGACGGCCTGGATGAGAGAAGCTGTGATCAAGATGGCAGCAAGTACACATGTGACCTTGACAAGGCACCTCCAAGCTCTGACTTCCCCGGCAGAGG gTACAATGTATTGACAGGCAAACTGAGAGCAGGTGTCATCAACACCCTCAGTTTTGGAGGGCAGTGCAGGAAGGTGTTCAGTGGTAACCATAAAGCCTATTACAGACTGCCACAGAACATCCTAGGGTACAGCTTCGAG GTGACCGTAAACAATGAGGAGAGTGACGAATCCTACGAGAGCTCCTGGTCCTACATGCAACACATCCAGGCCAACTCACTGGTGGGACATGACCGACGAACTTTCCACAAAGAGCTCACTGACAATAAG GCTTACAGACTTATAGTCCTGAAGAATAAAGTGGAGCTGGCCCAGTTCCAAAACACCGCCCCTCAGTATCTGCCTCTGGCTGAAGGCTTTTGGAAGGCCTTGTCCTCGCTGCCGTACACGTACGACTACTCTGCCTACCGCCAGCTGTTGGAGACGTACGGCACACACTACCTCTCAGAGGGCTCACTTGGAGGCCAATACCAGGCCTTCTTGGAGTTTGACCGCCAGGCTCTCGAATCAACCC AAACTACAAATATCGATTACCAGAGGTGTTGGAGAAAAGTGAAACGCCGTTTATTCTGGAAGAAAGTGACAACCGTCTGTGAAAAACTAACAAAAGCTTTGTCATCCAGCTACG GACAAAAAGTGAACAAAATGCCCATAAAGGTCAACGTGATTGGGGGAGATCCAACCTTTATAGGTGCTCTAAGTCTTCTAGATCTGGAGAACCCAGAACTTAACGGGGAGATCTACGAAAACTGGGCATCATCTGTCAAAGACTTCCCTGAAGTCATAGACCAGAAG CTGCGTCCTCTGTATGAGCTGGTGAAGGAGGTGCAGTGTGCAGGGTTGAAGAAGCTCCACCTGAAAAGAGCCACCGAGGAGTACCTGACGGAGGAGCATCCCTGTCACTGCCGGCCCTGCCAGAACAACGGCCGGCCTCTTCTGACGGGCTCAGAGTGCCGCTGCATCTGCCGTCCGGGAACCTCAGGACAGGCCTGCGAGAGCGGAGCCGTGATCGGAGAACAACCAG gGGTAATCCATggcagctggagctgctggtcctCCTGGGGATCCTGCtctcagggtcaaaggtcaaggacCAGAAGTTGCAACAACCCCGCCCCCAGCAGAGGTGGCCAACAGTGCTCCGGACTGCAGCTGGAGCAGAAGCCCTGTGAGGATGCAGCCATTCAGTTCTTGCA gaCGATTGAGCCTCAGTGCTTCAACCTCTCTGTAAATTCACCAAAGACATGTGGAGCGCCTCCAAACCTCAGGAACGGATTTATTCAG aATCCCAGAGACATTTACCTGGTTGGAAACATAGTGGAGTACTCGTGCATACAAGACTATTACCTCAGTGGAGACGCCAGGGCTCATTGCACTGAAAACCAGAAGTGGAGGACAGGAGAGTTGGTTTGTAAAA GTTCCACATGTGGGATTCCTCCACTCAACGGCCAGGTTATAGCCATGTCCACGCAAGCAGCCTATCAGATTGGAGACAGAGTGTCCCTCTCCTGTCCGGTGGGGTTGGTTCTGGATGCTGACGTGTCAGAGATCATGTGCACTTCCAGTCTGGAGTGGTCTCCTTCACCAACCAGTGTTCATTGTAAAGCCG TTCCATCAGCTGCACCTCCACCATCTGGCCTGCAGTGTAAGCCGTGGGAGGATGTAGGAaaaactgagtgtgtgtgtaaaatgccCTCTCAGTGCCC GATTTCTCTGAAGTTGTGCGCCAGACTCGGCTCCAGCCGAACCCGTTTGCTTAGCGTTTGTCAGCTTGGAGCTCTGCAATGTAATGGGAGAAGCTTTGAGTTGgccaatgacatcgattgtgttTGGCCAGAGGAGACATCCACTTCCTGCACGCATTGCAAACCAGGAACGATCTGTCAGG AATCGAAGTGCGTTTGTCAGAACATAACAGAGTGCCCCAACGACTCCGCCTCCCTGTGCGTGAGATCTGGTGTTGGCGGTGTTGCCAAAGCGATGACCGAATGTGAGGTGGGGGCCAGACGGTGTGCTGGGGAGAAGGTCAATGTTTTCAGTATTGAAGCTTGTCCAGAATAA
- the c7b gene encoding complement component 7b isoform X3: protein MENGLSVMAAPAQRCRLGMWRCTPSLGAAHVQGKPQEHSHVSHKKDVPWRQAVETDSAVHLVTVNNEESDESYESSWSYMQHIQANSLVGHDRRTFHKELTDNKAYRLIVLKNKVELAQFQNTAPQYLPLAEGFWKALSSLPYTYDYSAYRQLLETYGTHYLSEGSLGGQYQAFLEFDRQALESTQTTNIDYQRCWRKVKRRLFWKKVTTVCEKLTKALSSSYGQKVNKMPIKVNVIGGDPTFIGALSLLDLENPELNGEIYENWASSVKDFPEVIDQKLRPLYELVKEVQCAGLKKLHLKRATEEYLTEEHPCHCRPCQNNGRPLLTGSECRCICRPGTSGQACESGAVIGEQPGVIHGSWSCWSSWGSCSQGQRSRTRSCNNPAPSRGGQQCSGLQLEQKPCEDAAIQFLQTIEPQCFNLSVNSPKTCGAPPNLRNGFIQNPRDIYLVGNIVEYSCIQDYYLSGDARAHCTENQKWRTGELVCKSSTCGIPPLNGQVIAMSTQAAYQIGDRVSLSCPVGLVLDADVSEIMCTSSLEWSPSPTSVHCKAELSGATESGFHIHWVFFSSVPSAAPPPSGLQCKPWEDVGKTECVCKMPSQCPISLKLCARLGSSRTRLLSVCQLGALQCNGRSFELANDIDCVWPEETSTSCTHCKPGTICQESKCVCQNITECPNDSASLCVRSGVGGVAKAMTECEVGARRCAGEKVNVFSIEACPE, encoded by the exons ATGGAGAATGGTCTGAGTGTGATGGCTGCTCCAGCACAAAG gtgCAGACTCGGCATGTGGAGGTGTACGCCCAGTTTGGGGGCCGCCCATGTTCAGGGGAAGCCACAAGAACACAGTCATGTGTCCCACAAAAAGGATGTCCCTTGGCGACAGGCTGTGGAGACCGATTCCGCTGTACATCTG GTGACCGTAAACAATGAGGAGAGTGACGAATCCTACGAGAGCTCCTGGTCCTACATGCAACACATCCAGGCCAACTCACTGGTGGGACATGACCGACGAACTTTCCACAAAGAGCTCACTGACAATAAG GCTTACAGACTTATAGTCCTGAAGAATAAAGTGGAGCTGGCCCAGTTCCAAAACACCGCCCCTCAGTATCTGCCTCTGGCTGAAGGCTTTTGGAAGGCCTTGTCCTCGCTGCCGTACACGTACGACTACTCTGCCTACCGCCAGCTGTTGGAGACGTACGGCACACACTACCTCTCAGAGGGCTCACTTGGAGGCCAATACCAGGCCTTCTTGGAGTTTGACCGCCAGGCTCTCGAATCAACCC AAACTACAAATATCGATTACCAGAGGTGTTGGAGAAAAGTGAAACGCCGTTTATTCTGGAAGAAAGTGACAACCGTCTGTGAAAAACTAACAAAAGCTTTGTCATCCAGCTACG GACAAAAAGTGAACAAAATGCCCATAAAGGTCAACGTGATTGGGGGAGATCCAACCTTTATAGGTGCTCTAAGTCTTCTAGATCTGGAGAACCCAGAACTTAACGGGGAGATCTACGAAAACTGGGCATCATCTGTCAAAGACTTCCCTGAAGTCATAGACCAGAAG CTGCGTCCTCTGTATGAGCTGGTGAAGGAGGTGCAGTGTGCAGGGTTGAAGAAGCTCCACCTGAAAAGAGCCACCGAGGAGTACCTGACGGAGGAGCATCCCTGTCACTGCCGGCCCTGCCAGAACAACGGCCGGCCTCTTCTGACGGGCTCAGAGTGCCGCTGCATCTGCCGTCCGGGAACCTCAGGACAGGCCTGCGAGAGCGGAGCCGTGATCGGAGAACAACCAG gGGTAATCCATggcagctggagctgctggtcctCCTGGGGATCCTGCtctcagggtcaaaggtcaaggacCAGAAGTTGCAACAACCCCGCCCCCAGCAGAGGTGGCCAACAGTGCTCCGGACTGCAGCTGGAGCAGAAGCCCTGTGAGGATGCAGCCATTCAGTTCTTGCA gaCGATTGAGCCTCAGTGCTTCAACCTCTCTGTAAATTCACCAAAGACATGTGGAGCGCCTCCAAACCTCAGGAACGGATTTATTCAG aATCCCAGAGACATTTACCTGGTTGGAAACATAGTGGAGTACTCGTGCATACAAGACTATTACCTCAGTGGAGACGCCAGGGCTCATTGCACTGAAAACCAGAAGTGGAGGACAGGAGAGTTGGTTTGTAAAA GTTCCACATGTGGGATTCCTCCACTCAACGGCCAGGTTATAGCCATGTCCACGCAAGCAGCCTATCAGATTGGAGACAGAGTGTCCCTCTCCTGTCCGGTGGGGTTGGTTCTGGATGCTGACGTGTCAGAGATCATGTGCACTTCCAGTCTGGAGTGGTCTCCTTCACCAACCAGTGTTCATTGTAAAGCCG AGCTGAGTGGAGCTACGGAATCTGGTTTTCATATTCACTGGGTGTTCTTCTCCTCAGTTCCATCAGCTGCACCTCCACCATCTGGCCTGCAGTGTAAGCCGTGGGAGGATGTAGGAaaaactgagtgtgtgtgtaaaatgccCTCTCAGTGCCC GATTTCTCTGAAGTTGTGCGCCAGACTCGGCTCCAGCCGAACCCGTTTGCTTAGCGTTTGTCAGCTTGGAGCTCTGCAATGTAATGGGAGAAGCTTTGAGTTGgccaatgacatcgattgtgttTGGCCAGAGGAGACATCCACTTCCTGCACGCATTGCAAACCAGGAACGATCTGTCAGG AATCGAAGTGCGTTTGTCAGAACATAACAGAGTGCCCCAACGACTCCGCCTCCCTGTGCGTGAGATCTGGTGTTGGCGGTGTTGCCAAAGCGATGACCGAATGTGAGGTGGGGGCCAGACGGTGTGCTGGGGAGAAGGTCAATGTTTTCAGTATTGAAGCTTGTCCAGAATAA